In a genomic window of Fibrobacter sp.:
- a CDS encoding GTP-binding protein → MVDKTKPHYTISIKDGQLEKTSLTNAISTTLIARGYPVEDKEPEYQIEFNSKKYYYTLINKRKTDNDPDYVVNMITGDVATDISILTVDVTLTSLNQIRERILLTSASESKLVVFMDRCEYASSPETLDLMEEEIREALFRYGYDEDKIAIIRGSSIKARQGDKASQDKIMALLDACDECASSIQSVEDKPFRMTVADAFAITGKGLIVAGVIDQGVIKQGDRVRRLEKKEAFYVMDISTSSCSHCQEAKAGDSASFLLRGANAGDITRGTILVSA, encoded by the coding sequence ATGGTGGACAAGACTAAGCCCCATTACACAATCAGCATTAAGGACGGGCAATTAGAAAAAACAAGCCTTACAAACGCTATTTCTACAACCCTTATTGCACGCGGATATCCCGTTGAAGACAAAGAACCAGAATACCAGATCGAATTCAACAGCAAAAAATACTACTACACTCTCATCAACAAGAGAAAAACAGACAATGACCCAGATTACGTCGTAAATATGATAACGGGAGATGTCGCAACCGACATTAGCATTCTCACCGTCGACGTAACTTTAACATCGCTAAATCAAATAAGAGAAAGGATTTTGCTCACCAGCGCCAGTGAATCAAAATTGGTTGTATTCATGGACAGGTGCGAATACGCCTCATCGCCTGAGACACTCGACTTGATGGAAGAGGAAATTCGAGAAGCCCTCTTTAGATACGGATATGACGAAGACAAAATAGCCATCATCCGAGGCTCATCAATAAAGGCAAGGCAGGGGGATAAAGCAAGCCAAGACAAGATTATGGCCCTCTTGGACGCCTGTGATGAATGCGCATCAAGCATACAGAGTGTAGAAGACAAGCCCTTCCGCATGACCGTCGCAGATGCGTTCGCAATTACAGGGAAAGGCCTCATCGTCGCAGGCGTCATAGACCAAGGTGTCATCAAGCAAGGCGACCGAGTAAGACGCCTTGAGAAAAAAGAAGCATTCTATGTCATGGACATCAGTACTTCATCCTGTTCCCACTGCCAAGAAGCGAAAGCAGGCGACAGCGCATCTTTCCTTCTCCGCGGCGCAAATGCAGGCGACATCACTCGCGGTACGATTCTCGTTAGCGCATAA